Proteins from one Lachnospiraceae bacterium KGMB03038 genomic window:
- a CDS encoding response regulator transcription factor: protein MQKILVIEDDWELNDSICYVLGQEGLQTLSAHSLEEGKEQYRKGGTALILLDVNLPDGEGFEFCRRIAGQTPVLFLTARDLEEDVLKGYELGAEDYVTKPFSMKILLKKINVILKRIQEKEGQIFDDGFLRIDLGKALVQVRGLECGVTPTEFRILQEFLARKGQLLTYEVLLERLWDGGNQFVDKHALAVNINRLRRKIEDGEHRYISNVYGMGYQWIG, encoded by the coding sequence ATGCAAAAGATTTTAGTGATCGAAGATGACTGGGAATTGAACGATAGTATCTGTTATGTGCTGGGACAGGAAGGGCTCCAGACTCTTTCCGCCCATTCCTTAGAAGAAGGGAAAGAGCAATATAGAAAGGGAGGGACAGCCTTGATCCTTTTGGATGTGAATCTGCCGGATGGAGAAGGGTTTGAATTCTGCCGGCGGATCGCCGGTCAGACGCCGGTGTTGTTTCTGACAGCGAGAGATCTGGAAGAGGATGTCTTAAAAGGCTATGAACTGGGAGCGGAAGATTACGTGACAAAGCCATTTTCAATGAAGATCCTCCTAAAAAAGATCAATGTGATCCTGAAGCGGATACAGGAAAAGGAAGGACAGATTTTTGACGATGGATTCTTAAGAATCGATTTAGGAAAGGCGCTGGTTCAGGTCCGGGGGCTGGAATGTGGGGTGACTCCCACCGAATTTCGTATCTTACAGGAATTTCTTGCCCGCAAAGGACAGCTTCTGACCTATGAAGTCTTGTTGGAAAGATTGTGGGATGGGGGAAATCAGTTTGTAGATAAGCATGCCCTGGCAGTGAATATCAACCGTCTGCGCAGAAAGATCGAGGATGGGGAACACAGATATATTTCAAATGTATATGGGATGGGGTATCAATGGATTGGATAA